A genome region from Gigantopelta aegis isolate Gae_Host chromosome 3, Gae_host_genome, whole genome shotgun sequence includes the following:
- the LOC121369487 gene encoding uncharacterized protein LOC121369487 produces MAQQQSQGCYNIVVCVDPSEHSEAAFKNYCENFSRKEHCVQMLHIMEWWGDGVWNMSPARLEECVKETNKTAEVLKAKYTQALAQFGLNGQFHKVEGKHAHVWHEVIQFAQSQNAKLIVMGCRGLGKLRKTIIGSNSDSVLHHSNIPVLVYKS; encoded by the exons ATGGCGCAACAGCAGTCACAGGGTTGTTACAACATCGTCGTGTGCGTCGACCCCAGCGAACACAGTGAGGCCGCCTTTAAAA ATTACTGTGAGAACTTCAGCCGTAAGGAGCACTGTGTCCAGATGCTGCACATCATGGAGTGGTGGGGAGACGGAGTCTGGAACATGA GCCCGGCTCGTCTGGAAGAGTGTGTGAAGGAAACCAACAAGACGGCCGAGGTCTTGAAAGCCAAATACACTCAAGCATTGGCTCAGTTTGGT CTTAACGGCCAGTTTCATAAAGTGGAAGGAAAACACGCACACGTCTGGCATGAGGTCATCCAGTTTGCGCAGTCGCAGAATGCCAAGCTGATCGTGATGGGTTGCCGCGGGCTCGGCAAACTTCGCAAGACCATCATAGGCAGCAACAGCGACAGCGTCCTGCACCACTCcaacatcccagtccttgtctacAAGAGTTAG